Proteins from a single region of Hordeum vulgare subsp. vulgare chromosome 6H, MorexV3_pseudomolecules_assembly, whole genome shotgun sequence:
- the LOC123401588 gene encoding LOW QUALITY PROTEIN: uncharacterized protein LOC123401588 (The sequence of the model RefSeq protein was modified relative to this genomic sequence to represent the inferred CDS: inserted 1 base in 1 codon), whose protein sequence is MAAMDEALALVPGLVDILVLAGGRASSGAAVTWRPGDVRKALRWALFFEEVFRSLRDSGQYEDSAREFDAALAELASSPGFPKGLADMRSETLSTATELVVKHFLKAETTSVENISAVLEAVVEMDIEGIGAGGGRDACQEYVKSIRNMDLSGLTRTKSGGEAGVPTTSSDRLYAESLFMGHSRILVNELLERLDSASCISLAERGLRTLRDSVKKNIFSDPGSPVIPRKSQTIEKFLLWKQWRGKCLSYLLDERTVRIVSGSSFIFSAPKEQWMKVFEPKVSVDSCQSGLVEVMEICLLGLVSRRWDLLIEGFVSHAFSSLPISKQYADLHQLLPGTYRGECPDKILNLKENDILEYARQSLENKPHILWLLPPVLTAAAIPPRSTLFEIYLAEIDKQFDEAVSTERKCNCRRDGIEQHDSCEVAERIQCLYAFHVQQXSSNGSVVAVVQDNTCDLQCALQLQVIDFPGWLQ, encoded by the exons ATGGCGGCCATGGACGAGGCGCTCGCCCTGGTGCCGGGGCTCGTCGACAtcctcgtcctcgccggcggccgCGCCTCCTCCGGCGCCGCCGTCACCTGGCGCCCCGGCGACGTCCGGAAGGCCCTCCGCTGGGCGCTCTTCTTCGAGGAG GTATTCAGGAGCCTGCGTGACTCCGGGCAGTACGAGGATTCCGCGAGAGAGTTCGACGCGGCGCTCGCGGAGCTCGCCTCAAGCCCGGGTTTCCCCAAG GGCCTTGCTGACATGCGATCGGAGACGCTTTCGACGGCCACCGAGCTGGTCGTAAAGCATTTTCTGAAAGCCGAGACGACGAGCGTGGAGAACATCAGTGCTGTTCTTGAGGCGGTCGTGGAGATGGACATCGAAGGCATTGGCGCTGGCGGTGGGCGCGACGCGTGCCAAGAGTATGTGAAGTCGATCCGGAATATGGATCTGTCTGGTTTGACGCGGACCAAGAGtggcggtgaagccggagttcccaCCACTAGTTCTGATAGACTGTATGCAGAGTCCTTGTTTATGGGTCATTCACGGATTCTGGTTAACGAGCTTCTGGAACGACTGGATTCAGCATCGTGCATTTCTCTGGCTGAGAGAGGGCTGCGCACACTTCGGGACAGCGTGAAGAAGAACATCTTCAGTGATCCAGGCAGCCCAGTGATCCCTAG AAAATCACAAACAATCGAGAAGTTTCTTCTGTGGAAACAGTGGAGAGGGAAGTGTTTGTCATACTTGCTTGATGAACGCACTGTTCGGATTGTGTCCGGATCTAGTTTTATCTTTAGTGCTCCCAAGGAGCAGTGGATGAAGGTGTTTGAACCAAAAGTTTCTGTAGATTCTTGTCAGAGTGGTCTCGTTGAAGTCATG GAGATATGCTTGCTGGGTTTGGTTTCAAGGCGATGGGACCTATTGATAGAGGGCTTCGTGTCGCATGCTTTTAGTTCCCTTCCTATATCGAAGCAGTATGCTGATCTGCACCAGTTGCTTCCGGGAACTTATCGGGGTGAATGCCCAGACAAGATTCTTAATTTGAAG GAAAATGACATTCTTGAGTATGCAAGGCAGTCATTAGAAAATAAACCGCACATATTATGGCTTCTACCTCCAGTTCTTACCGCTGCAGCAATTCCGCCACG GTCGACCTTGTTTGAAATATACCTTGCAGAAATAGATAAGCAATTTGATGAAGCAGTTTCCACAGAACG GAAATGTAATTGCAGAAGAGATGGAATAGAGCAACATGATAGCT GTGAGGTTGCTGAAAGGATTCAATGTCTCTACGCTTTCcatgttcaac cctcatctaaTGGTTCAGTAGTGGCGGTAGTTCAAGACAATACATGCGATTTGCAATGTGCACTTCAACTCCAAGTAATTGATTTTCCAGGCTGGCTGCAGTAA
- the LOC123401590 gene encoding 60S ribosomal protein L23, translated as MSKRGRGGSAGNKFRMSLGLPVAATVNCADNTGAKNLYIISVKGIKGRLNRLPSACVGDMVMATVKKGKPDLRKKVMPAVIVRQRKPWRRKDGVFMYFEDNAGVIVNPKGEMKGSAITGPIGKECADLWPRIASAANAIV; from the exons ATGTCGAAGCGAG GGCGTGGAGGTTCCGCTGGAAACAAGTTCCGGATGTCGCTGGGTCTGCCGGTGGCAGCCACTGTGAACTGtgctgacaacactggtgccaagaACCTCTACATCATCTCCGTGAAGGGAATCAAGGGTCGTCTGAACAGGCTTCCTTCTGCCTGTGTTGGTGACATGGTTATGGCCACTGTCAAGAAGGGAAAGCCTGACCTGAGGAAGAAGGTCATGCCGGCTGTCATCGTGAGGCAGCGCAAGCCATGGCGCCGAAAGGACGGAGTCTTCATGTACTTTGAAG ACAATGCTGGAGTCATTGTGAACCCAAAGGGAGAGATGAAAG GTTCTGCCATCACCGGACCCATCGGGAAGGAGTGTGCCGACCTGTGGCCCAGGATTGCCAGCGCAGCAAACGCCATTGTCTGA